In the genome of Chitinivibrio alkaliphilus ACht1, one region contains:
- a CDS encoding NAD(P)/FAD-dependent oxidoreductase: MPNQFIIHQLRVPADYSYDDLLRRLSRKIRIPRRFIEHVKITSRSIDARKNPTYVLSLVFSLVPSYNKTTSRLQQYHPPSRLHIPAIPPAEKPPIVIGAGPAGLAAAYVLAEAGTCPVILEQGPNAEVRQKDILQFWKEGILNPYSNMLFGRGSWPFSDGKLTCRSKNRREVAFFLDLLIDAGAPPSIRVDTHPHIGTDVLMKIIPRIRKKIEQRGGVFLFNTALKDMRIVDNRLIYIDTAEKTYPVDTLFLATGHSARDVYSLLHEKGVPLGKKGIAMGVRAELPQSLLNTTLYKAKTPVFGPAEFRVRRRSEKTDRSVYSFCMCPGGVVVSCASSAGKITTNGMSYSKRNLYWGNAAFLVPLSHEEYGGDAQDVLAGIRFQERWEAKAFVAGGKTYALPGSTLADFLENRAPTTLPPSPSAFRVTPANLRTLLPSLVQEALCETLPGFLHSLGQDDFSQVILYGVETRSSSPVQILRNSTGESRGVDNLYPLGEGAGYAGGIVSSGVDGIRRALQFLERREQQEAVPANID, from the coding sequence ATGCCGAATCAGTTTATTATTCATCAACTTCGTGTTCCAGCAGACTACAGCTATGATGATCTTTTGCGACGACTTTCACGGAAAATACGTATTCCCCGACGCTTTATTGAGCACGTGAAAATAACATCACGCTCCATAGATGCTCGAAAAAATCCTACCTACGTACTCTCCCTTGTCTTTTCCTTAGTACCGTCATACAATAAAACGACGTCCCGTCTTCAACAGTATCATCCACCCAGTCGACTCCATATACCCGCTATTCCTCCGGCAGAGAAGCCACCCATTGTTATCGGTGCTGGCCCTGCGGGGCTTGCCGCAGCCTATGTATTAGCGGAGGCAGGGACATGCCCCGTAATATTGGAACAGGGACCAAATGCAGAGGTGCGACAGAAAGATATTCTTCAATTTTGGAAAGAGGGAATATTGAACCCTTACTCAAATATGCTGTTCGGGAGGGGGAGCTGGCCTTTTTCAGATGGAAAGCTTACGTGTCGTAGTAAGAATCGGAGAGAAGTTGCTTTCTTTCTTGATCTGCTCATAGATGCAGGAGCTCCTCCATCTATTCGTGTTGATACACATCCCCATATTGGTACAGATGTCCTTATGAAAATCATTCCTCGAATTCGCAAAAAAATAGAACAGCGAGGCGGTGTCTTTCTATTTAACACCGCCCTCAAGGATATGCGTATTGTAGATAATCGTCTTATTTACATTGACACCGCAGAAAAAACATATCCTGTTGATACGCTGTTCCTTGCGACCGGACATAGTGCACGAGATGTGTATTCTCTCTTACACGAAAAAGGGGTTCCCCTTGGAAAGAAGGGGATAGCCATGGGGGTACGAGCAGAACTTCCTCAATCCTTGCTTAATACCACTCTTTATAAAGCAAAAACGCCCGTCTTTGGCCCCGCAGAATTCAGGGTTCGTCGCCGATCAGAAAAAACAGATCGTTCTGTATACAGCTTTTGCATGTGCCCCGGCGGTGTTGTCGTATCGTGTGCCTCATCAGCAGGCAAAATAACTACCAACGGAATGAGCTATTCAAAACGCAACTTATATTGGGGAAATGCAGCGTTTCTGGTTCCACTTTCTCACGAAGAGTATGGGGGAGATGCCCAGGATGTTCTTGCGGGAATACGATTTCAGGAACGATGGGAAGCGAAAGCCTTTGTAGCTGGGGGCAAAACCTACGCTCTCCCTGGATCGACCCTTGCCGACTTTCTAGAAAATAGAGCTCCCACAACACTTCCCCCGTCTCCATCTGCATTCAGAGTCACCCCGGCAAATCTTCGGACATTACTCCCCTCTCTTGTACAAGAGGCGCTTTGTGAAACTTTGCCAGGCTTCCTCCATTCACTTGGGCAGGATGATTTCTCCCAGGTAATTCTCTATGGGGTTGAAACGCGAAGTTCTTCACCTGTACAGATCTTACGCAACAGTACTGGTGAATCACGTGGGGTTGATAACCTCTACCCCTTGGGTGAAGGAGCAGGATATGCCGGAGGTATTGTGAGTAGCGGGGTTGATGGAATACGTAGGGCCTTACAATTTCTCGAGAGGCGGGAACAACAGGAAGCTGTCCCCGCTAATATTGATTAA
- a CDS encoding phosphoribosylaminoimidazolecarboxamide formyltransferase yields MELRYGCNPHQKPAAVYTPSGTLPFRILNGSPGYINFCDALNAWQLVRELRQVAHLPAAASFKHVSPAGAAVAGTLSDTEKKALFVDSLELSPLAEAYAKARGADRMSSFGDWIALSDPCDKATAELIKKEVSDGIIAPGYSEEARAILQEKRKGSYNIIEIDPTYEAPEQEKRELFGITLEQKRNTALPDDSWFSHIVTVKKDLPHDIVRDMKLAAIVLKYTQSNSVVYVYKGQVIGIGAGQQSRVHCTRLAGEKADKWFLRQSEQVQSLAFSENMNRAGMNNAIDLYLEKDISPAEMKRWNEQFITPPPVFSEKEKRKILDGISGVVLGSDAFFPFRDNIDRASRSGVSYVIQPGGSVRDDAVIDACNEYDMTMCFTGTRLFHH; encoded by the coding sequence ATGGAACTTCGTTATGGATGCAATCCACATCAAAAACCAGCAGCTGTATACACCCCCTCGGGCACATTGCCATTTCGCATACTCAATGGGTCTCCTGGGTACATTAATTTTTGCGATGCCCTTAATGCATGGCAGCTGGTACGGGAGTTGCGTCAAGTCGCTCACCTGCCCGCAGCAGCCTCTTTTAAACACGTAAGTCCCGCTGGCGCTGCGGTGGCGGGGACTCTTTCCGACACAGAGAAAAAAGCTCTTTTTGTTGACTCCCTTGAACTTTCACCCTTAGCAGAAGCATATGCAAAAGCACGAGGTGCTGATCGCATGTCAAGTTTTGGCGATTGGATCGCCTTGAGCGACCCGTGCGACAAAGCCACAGCAGAACTTATTAAAAAAGAGGTAAGTGACGGTATCATAGCTCCGGGATATTCTGAAGAAGCCCGTGCCATTTTACAAGAAAAACGAAAAGGATCCTACAACATTATAGAGATTGACCCAACCTACGAGGCACCTGAACAGGAAAAACGGGAGCTCTTTGGTATTACCCTTGAACAAAAACGCAACACCGCTCTTCCCGACGATTCGTGGTTTTCTCACATAGTCACGGTGAAAAAAGATTTACCCCATGATATTGTTCGCGATATGAAGCTTGCTGCCATCGTGCTCAAATATACCCAATCAAATTCTGTTGTATATGTATACAAAGGGCAGGTAATTGGTATTGGAGCGGGGCAACAGAGCCGAGTTCACTGTACGCGCCTTGCTGGAGAAAAGGCCGACAAATGGTTTTTACGCCAATCCGAGCAGGTGCAAAGTCTTGCATTTAGTGAAAATATGAACCGGGCTGGAATGAACAACGCCATAGACCTTTATCTTGAAAAAGATATAAGTCCGGCAGAGATGAAGCGGTGGAACGAGCAGTTTATTACCCCACCACCGGTTTTTTCTGAAAAGGAAAAGCGGAAAATTCTTGATGGAATATCCGGGGTCGTCCTGGGGTCAGATGCCTTTTTTCCCTTTCGTGACAATATCGACCGGGCTAGCAGAAGTGGCGTTTCATATGTCATTCAGCCTGGTGGATCGGTGCGGGATGATGCTGTTATCGATGCGTGTAACGAATATGATATGACCATGTGTTTTACAGGAACCCGGCTCTTTCACCATTAA
- the dnaE gene encoding DNA polymerase III subunit alpha codes for MSFEHSEFVHLHTHSEYSFLDGAIRIDDLVQKAAEQKAPATALTDHGGLFGALEFYKKSMNAGIKPILGFEAYVAPRGRKERSKDRYHLILLAESNKGWENIMKLSSVGYTEGFYYKPRIDYEVLREYSEGIIATSACIGGEIAQGILRGERETALNSIDTYLDIFGADNFFIELQDHGMDDEHIVMEQLIDMAGEKGVPLIVANDAHYLTKEDADPHDVLLCMQTNARYTEENRFRFPTEEFYVKDPEEMRELFPDIPEAMTNTVRIAERCSVDPFHKPKLPSTGIPESYSDEGAYLKDLAYTGAEQIYGELTPTIEERLDFELDIIISMGFPGYFLIVRDFLLWADKHGIMRGCRGSAAGSLVGRCIGITNVDPLKYDLIFERFLNPERISMPDVDADIADSERGRVIQYCVDKYGSEAVSQIINFGRMKAKNAVKDVARVMGIPPTDSQMLSNMVSESTISESIDKNGELKDLLQKNSLYDKVFAYAQKLEGLARQPGMHAGGVIIAPGDIPQWSPVYKQAAEGTMPMTQFDMGFVEDTGLIKMDILGLRTLSVIQETVNLIKDFHGVEIDIWNDIVDGDEKTYAEIFHTGETVEIFQFESPGMRKHLKKLRATSIEDLIAMTSLFRPGPMENIDSFIRRKHGKEKIEYPHPMLKSILDVTYGIIVYQEQVMRIAQQMGQFTLGQADILRKAMGKKKLDVMEEMKKDFLKGAENQKIDLKKAEAVWDLMAKFAKYGFNKAHACVYAHVSYQAAYLKAHYPCEYMAAVMTSRLGDQKKFVSATEEARRLGIEVLPPNINVSTPNCSVQNGKISIGLRAIANVGKASTAIVEEREKRGGYQDLFDLCCRVNLHDVSKKALESLVWAGAMDCFGEHRSTLCNTISIAVDYGKKQQEESASGQTNLFGESTAALPVPAVQHLDEWEHFDLLNKEKEVMNFYVSGHPLEHFKDEIRGFSTMDFSEETVARLRHKQSVLAGGVITGVKKFNSRKDGSPMAFMSFEDLVGEGELFFPPKMYELHSHLCNAEEMVLVRGTVEKEHVQEDSVDKIKCKIVANKVMPLDEARTAITKAVRIHITTSGLERTHLEEILETCKKHGGGCIVLIHLHTGDGNEYVIRTKNLLVSSSRTCCAALRKLAAVDDVVLSQRTK; via the coding sequence ATGAGCTTTGAGCATAGTGAATTTGTTCATTTACATACCCATAGTGAGTATAGTTTCCTCGATGGAGCCATACGTATTGATGACCTTGTTCAAAAGGCGGCAGAACAAAAAGCTCCAGCCACAGCCCTCACAGATCATGGCGGGTTATTTGGTGCTCTTGAGTTTTATAAAAAAAGCATGAATGCCGGTATTAAACCAATCCTTGGATTTGAGGCATATGTTGCTCCCCGTGGGAGAAAAGAGCGGAGCAAAGACCGCTACCATTTAATTCTTCTGGCTGAGTCAAACAAGGGATGGGAAAACATAATGAAGCTCTCCAGCGTGGGGTATACGGAAGGGTTTTATTACAAACCGCGCATAGACTATGAAGTGTTACGGGAATATTCCGAGGGTATAATTGCTACCTCAGCATGCATCGGTGGAGAAATTGCTCAAGGGATACTTCGAGGAGAGCGAGAAACCGCCCTCAACAGTATTGATACATATCTTGATATTTTCGGTGCGGATAATTTCTTCATCGAATTGCAGGATCACGGCATGGATGATGAACATATTGTTATGGAGCAGCTTATTGATATGGCGGGTGAAAAGGGAGTACCTTTGATAGTCGCCAATGATGCGCATTACTTAACAAAAGAAGATGCTGATCCACACGATGTTTTGCTTTGTATGCAAACAAATGCGCGGTATACTGAGGAAAACCGGTTTCGCTTTCCCACAGAGGAGTTTTATGTAAAAGACCCAGAGGAGATGCGCGAGCTTTTTCCCGATATTCCGGAAGCGATGACCAATACAGTTCGCATTGCTGAGCGATGTAGTGTAGACCCGTTTCACAAGCCAAAACTACCCAGCACTGGTATCCCTGAGTCATACTCTGATGAAGGAGCATATTTAAAAGATTTGGCCTATACGGGGGCAGAACAGATTTATGGTGAGCTCACTCCAACCATTGAAGAGCGCCTTGATTTTGAACTCGATATTATTATATCAATGGGCTTTCCCGGATACTTTCTGATTGTACGTGACTTTCTTCTCTGGGCTGACAAGCATGGGATAATGCGTGGGTGTCGGGGCTCTGCTGCCGGTTCTCTTGTGGGAAGGTGTATTGGTATCACCAATGTGGATCCCTTAAAATATGATTTGATTTTTGAACGGTTCCTTAATCCGGAGCGTATCAGCATGCCTGATGTGGATGCGGATATTGCTGATTCTGAACGAGGACGGGTAATTCAATATTGTGTCGATAAATATGGTAGTGAGGCTGTCAGTCAGATCATTAATTTCGGTAGAATGAAGGCAAAAAATGCCGTAAAAGATGTCGCTCGTGTTATGGGAATTCCTCCCACGGATTCACAAATGTTGTCGAACATGGTAAGTGAGTCAACTATTTCAGAATCAATAGATAAGAATGGCGAATTAAAGGATTTGTTACAAAAAAACAGTTTGTATGATAAGGTGTTTGCCTATGCACAAAAACTGGAAGGGTTGGCGCGACAACCGGGGATGCATGCCGGGGGGGTAATTATCGCTCCGGGGGATATACCGCAATGGTCTCCTGTATATAAGCAGGCCGCTGAAGGAACCATGCCCATGACCCAATTTGACATGGGATTTGTAGAGGATACGGGGCTTATAAAAATGGATATCTTGGGCCTGCGCACCTTGTCGGTTATTCAGGAGACGGTGAATCTTATTAAGGATTTTCACGGAGTGGAAATCGATATCTGGAATGATATCGTTGATGGAGACGAGAAAACCTATGCTGAGATTTTCCACACGGGGGAGACCGTTGAGATCTTTCAGTTTGAATCACCGGGAATGCGCAAACACTTAAAAAAATTGCGTGCTACCTCCATCGAAGATCTTATTGCCATGACCTCCCTGTTTCGTCCCGGGCCCATGGAAAATATTGATAGTTTTATTCGAAGAAAACATGGGAAAGAGAAGATAGAGTACCCACATCCTATGCTAAAGTCGATCCTTGATGTAACCTACGGAATTATCGTATATCAAGAACAGGTAATGCGCATAGCTCAACAAATGGGGCAGTTTACCTTAGGTCAGGCCGATATTCTCCGTAAGGCCATGGGGAAAAAGAAGCTTGATGTTATGGAGGAGATGAAAAAAGATTTTCTTAAGGGGGCAGAAAATCAGAAAATTGATCTAAAAAAGGCCGAAGCAGTGTGGGACCTCATGGCGAAATTTGCCAAATACGGTTTTAATAAGGCCCACGCGTGTGTATATGCTCATGTGTCATATCAAGCAGCATACCTTAAAGCTCACTATCCCTGTGAGTATATGGCGGCGGTTATGACCTCACGCTTGGGAGATCAAAAGAAGTTTGTATCTGCCACAGAGGAAGCTCGTCGTCTTGGTATTGAGGTTCTTCCACCAAATATCAATGTATCGACACCAAACTGCAGTGTTCAAAACGGGAAGATCTCAATAGGTTTGCGTGCTATTGCCAATGTGGGGAAAGCCTCAACGGCCATCGTGGAAGAACGCGAAAAGAGGGGAGGGTACCAAGATCTCTTTGATCTCTGTTGCCGAGTAAACTTACATGATGTGAGTAAAAAAGCCCTGGAATCTCTCGTTTGGGCCGGTGCCATGGATTGTTTTGGAGAACACCGATCAACCCTGTGTAATACCATTTCTATTGCGGTAGATTATGGAAAAAAACAACAGGAGGAGAGTGCCAGCGGACAAACCAATCTCTTTGGAGAATCCACGGCGGCTCTTCCTGTTCCTGCCGTACAGCACCTTGATGAGTGGGAGCATTTTGACTTGCTTAATAAGGAAAAGGAGGTGATGAATTTTTATGTAAGCGGGCACCCCCTTGAACATTTTAAAGATGAAATTCGGGGATTTTCCACCATGGATTTTTCAGAAGAAACCGTTGCCCGTCTTCGACATAAACAAAGTGTCTTAGCTGGCGGAGTTATTACAGGGGTAAAGAAGTTCAACTCTCGTAAAGATGGAAGCCCCATGGCCTTCATGTCCTTTGAAGACTTGGTTGGTGAAGGAGAACTCTTTTTTCCACCTAAAATGTATGAATTGCATAGCCATCTCTGTAACGCAGAAGAGATGGTTTTGGTTCGCGGAACTGTTGAAAAAGAACATGTTCAAGAAGATTCCGTGGATAAAATAAAGTGTAAGATTGTTGCAAATAAGGTAATGCCCTTAGATGAAGCTCGTACGGCAATTACCAAGGCGGTACGTATCCATATAACCACGAGTGGCCTTGAACGAACCCATTTAGAAGAAATCCTGGAAACCTGTAAGAAACATGGAGGTGGCTGTATTGTTCTTATACATCTTCATACAGGTGATGGGAATGAGTACGTGATCCGTACAAAGAATCTTCTTGTTTCTTCATCACGAACATGTTGTGCAGCTCTCAGAAAACTTGCGGCTGTAGATGATGTTGTGTTGAGTCAACGAACAAAATAA
- the dmeF gene encoding CDF family Co(II)/Ni(II) efflux transporter DmeF — MLCETVHTIPDNRRNKKRTILVMGITAVTMIAEVTMGIMSGSMALLSDGIHTGTHTLAFLFTLLAYSFAERHGKNHRFTFGTGKVGVLAGYTSAIALIITALLMVKESIHRLISPQEILFRDALIVAVIGLTINVISACILSDTHDHHHGHDHSHDHHHDHNLRAAYLHVITDALTSLLAIFALTAGMLGGFVWLDPAVGIVGAGVILHWAVGLLTSTGKILLDYTEDEASLQRTRDIFSQQGVAEIRDFHVWRVSPHQRFLMATVKGTHITKEQLLNELRHSDDYAHITIDIVQ, encoded by the coding sequence ATGTTGTGTGAAACCGTCCATACGATTCCCGATAATCGAAGAAATAAAAAACGAACTATTCTTGTGATGGGCATAACCGCAGTTACTATGATTGCCGAAGTAACCATGGGTATTATGTCTGGATCCATGGCACTTCTCTCTGATGGTATCCATACGGGAACCCATACCTTGGCATTTCTTTTTACGTTACTTGCGTACTCCTTTGCGGAACGACACGGAAAAAATCATCGATTTACCTTTGGTACGGGCAAAGTTGGCGTTCTTGCAGGATATACCTCCGCCATTGCTCTCATTATAACAGCATTACTCATGGTGAAGGAGTCCATACATCGTCTTATATCTCCACAGGAGATACTCTTTCGTGATGCTCTGATTGTGGCAGTGATTGGCTTAACCATTAACGTGATTAGTGCCTGTATTCTTTCTGATACCCATGATCATCACCATGGTCATGACCACAGTCACGATCATCATCACGACCACAACCTTCGTGCCGCTTATTTACATGTGATAACCGATGCTCTCACCTCTCTACTTGCCATTTTTGCCTTAACCGCTGGGATGCTGGGCGGTTTTGTATGGCTTGACCCTGCCGTGGGTATTGTTGGGGCAGGTGTTATTCTGCATTGGGCTGTGGGATTATTAACAAGTACAGGAAAGATACTACTGGATTATACTGAAGATGAGGCATCTCTGCAAAGAACCCGTGACATTTTCTCTCAACAGGGGGTTGCTGAAATTCGGGATTTCCATGTATGGAGAGTCTCTCCACACCAGCGTTTTCTTATGGCCACCGTGAAGGGGACTCATATTACAAAGGAGCAATTGCTGAATGAATTACGCCATAGTGATGATTATGCACACATCACCATTGACATTGTACAATGA
- a CDS encoding Dabb family protein: MLKHIVMWKFDSDETVQEAKKRLEELPAQIPEICKFEAGVNISSRPAALDLVLYSSFKNRDDLATYAEHPAHVAVASFIKAHAQETRVVDYEIPEM, from the coding sequence GTGTTAAAACATATTGTAATGTGGAAATTTGACAGTGATGAGACGGTACAGGAAGCAAAGAAGCGTTTAGAAGAGCTTCCCGCGCAGATCCCTGAGATTTGCAAATTTGAAGCGGGGGTTAATATTAGTTCCCGTCCTGCAGCCCTGGATCTTGTTCTTTACTCATCCTTTAAAAATCGTGATGATCTTGCCACCTATGCAGAACATCCTGCCCATGTTGCTGTGGCCTCATTTATAAAAGCCCATGCACAGGAAACACGTGTTGTAGACTATGAAATCCCCGAGATGTGA
- a CDS encoding aconitate hydratase, which translates to MGQNVVQKIIDAHIVEGVPQAGTEVGITIDQTLTQDATGTMAYLQFEAMGFDRVQTEVSVSYVDHNTIQEGFENADDHAYLQSIAKKYGIYYSKPGNGICHQVHVERFGVPGKTLLGSDSHTPTGGGIGMIAIGAGGLDVAVAMGGGAFRLTYPRVVKVNLTGKLQPWVSAKDVILKVLEEVSTHGNVGTIIEYGGEGIANLSVPERATITNMGAETGATTSVFPSDEVTRLFLEAQERGSDWCEITADADAEYDRIIDLDLSTLEPMVACPHSPGNIKRVADIAGTPVDQVLVGSCTNGSLRDIYVTAEAVAGKHIAENISFGIAAGSKQVMEMTAKDGSLAKLIAGGGRVLETACGFCIGNSQAPRTDAVSFRTSNRNFYGRSGTNSADIYLVSPETAAAIALAGTVVDPREYFAQEEYPRFSLPEKFDIDDSMIVAPAEDGSSITVQRGPNIGNPPDKAPLDESLCGEATIVVGDKITTDHIMPAGSRLKYRSNIPKYSEFVFERNDPDFFKKCMKNKKAGVDNVIIAGDSYGQGSSREHAAICPMYLGVKLVVARSMERIHKANLINFGIVPAVFENPADYDTISQGNTLSVEHIRDAVESGSERVSMKVGDREIVLKLELTDMDRKLLRAGGKINAVREGILS; encoded by the coding sequence ATGGGACAGAATGTTGTTCAAAAGATTATTGACGCACATATTGTAGAAGGGGTTCCTCAGGCGGGAACCGAAGTTGGTATTACCATAGACCAGACCCTTACACAGGATGCAACGGGCACCATGGCCTATTTGCAGTTTGAAGCCATGGGCTTTGACCGCGTTCAGACAGAGGTCTCTGTATCCTATGTAGATCACAATACTATTCAGGAGGGGTTTGAGAATGCCGATGATCACGCCTATCTCCAGAGTATTGCAAAAAAATACGGAATCTACTATTCAAAACCAGGTAACGGTATCTGCCACCAGGTCCATGTGGAGCGATTCGGGGTGCCGGGAAAAACCCTCCTAGGATCCGATTCTCATACGCCCACGGGGGGAGGGATCGGAATGATTGCCATTGGTGCCGGCGGCCTTGATGTTGCTGTTGCCATGGGGGGCGGAGCCTTTCGTCTCACCTATCCGCGGGTGGTGAAGGTGAATCTCACCGGGAAACTTCAGCCCTGGGTGAGCGCCAAGGATGTTATTCTGAAGGTGCTTGAAGAGGTTTCCACCCATGGAAACGTGGGCACCATTATTGAATACGGCGGTGAAGGGATTGCCAATCTCTCTGTTCCCGAGCGGGCCACCATTACAAATATGGGTGCTGAGACCGGTGCCACCACCTCTGTTTTTCCTTCCGATGAGGTGACTCGCCTCTTTCTTGAGGCACAGGAGCGGGGCAGTGACTGGTGTGAGATTACCGCCGATGCCGATGCAGAGTATGACCGCATTATTGATCTTGATCTCTCCACCCTGGAGCCCATGGTGGCATGTCCCCATTCTCCGGGAAATATTAAACGTGTTGCCGATATCGCTGGTACCCCCGTGGATCAGGTATTGGTGGGTTCCTGTACCAATGGATCCCTGCGGGATATCTATGTTACGGCAGAAGCCGTTGCAGGAAAACATATCGCAGAGAATATCTCCTTTGGTATTGCCGCCGGTTCAAAGCAGGTGATGGAGATGACGGCAAAGGATGGTTCCCTGGCAAAACTTATTGCCGGGGGGGGGCGGGTCCTTGAAACAGCCTGCGGTTTTTGTATTGGAAACTCACAGGCTCCCAGGACAGACGCCGTTTCCTTTCGTACTTCAAACCGTAATTTTTATGGTCGAAGCGGAACCAACAGTGCCGATATCTATCTTGTATCCCCCGAAACTGCTGCGGCTATTGCCTTGGCTGGTACAGTGGTTGATCCCCGGGAATATTTTGCCCAAGAGGAGTATCCCCGCTTCAGTCTTCCTGAAAAGTTTGATATTGATGACTCCATGATTGTTGCCCCTGCTGAGGATGGTTCCTCCATTACAGTACAACGCGGCCCCAATATCGGAAATCCCCCTGATAAGGCCCCCCTTGATGAATCCCTGTGCGGTGAAGCGACTATCGTGGTGGGAGATAAGATCACCACGGATCATATTATGCCCGCGGGAAGCAGGCTCAAATACCGTTCAAATATTCCGAAATATTCGGAGTTTGTCTTTGAACGCAATGATCCCGATTTTTTCAAAAAATGTATGAAGAATAAGAAGGCCGGTGTGGATAATGTCATCATTGCCGGTGATTCCTATGGACAGGGGTCATCGCGGGAACATGCGGCTATCTGTCCCATGTACCTTGGGGTAAAGCTTGTTGTGGCCCGCTCCATGGAGCGGATTCACAAGGCAAACCTTATCAACTTTGGCATTGTGCCCGCAGTTTTTGAAAATCCTGCTGACTATGATACCATTTCACAGGGGAACACCCTCTCTGTGGAGCATATCCGTGATGCCGTGGAATCGGGATCAGAGCGTGTGTCCATGAAAGTGGGGGATCGGGAAATAGTCCTGAAACTCGAACTGACCGATATGGACAGAAAGCTTCTCCGTGCGGGGGGAAAGATTAATGCTGTCCGTGAGGGTATTTTATCATAA